One stretch of Prunus persica cultivar Lovell chromosome G1, Prunus_persica_NCBIv2, whole genome shotgun sequence DNA includes these proteins:
- the LOC18790352 gene encoding uncharacterized protein LOC18790352 → MGRWRAASLLLNHVTTTASKSSVAAKPPFHLSRPSSPIFCFHFVNSIPFSAIPSRVSIDTNDYDSEPPYYAHSQTQEDEETKKVPVKAYFLCTSINLKSMQAENLSNVIPPSSRSTNYIALRFCDFPSQNAELGVWGKPSYCRYMVVFQYGSAVLFNVEDHEVGAYLDIVIRHASGLLPEMRKDDYAVREKPKLEEDMQGGPDYIVLKTLDTDAIRIIGSVLGQSIALDYFVSQVDGMVEEFADINRGMEKTGTFTMHKKKLLQLVGKANSNLADVILKVGLFERSEIAWRDAKYAKIHEYLREEYEVTQRFGNLDFKLKFVEHNIHFLQEVLQNRKSDLLEWCIIFLLSIENIISLYEIVRDSTAASL, encoded by the exons ATGGGGAGGTGGAGAGCCGCTTCTCTTCTCCTCAATCACGTAACCACCACAGCTTCCAAATCTTCTGTAGCTGCGAAGCCTCCTTTCCATCTCTCACGTCCTTCAAGCCCCATCTTCTGCTTTCACTTCGTCAATTCAATACCTTTCTCTGCAATCCCATCTCGGGTTTCCATTGATACCAATGATTATGACTCTGAGCCTCCTTATTATGCCCACAGCCAAACTCAAGAAGACGAGGAAACCAAAAAGGTTCCTGTTAAAGCCTACTTTCTTTGTACCAG TATCAATTTGAAGAGCATGCAAGCCGAGAATTTAAGCAATGTCATTCCTCCTTCTTCTCGCTCAACAAATTATATTGCCCTCAGATTTTGCGATTTCCCTTCACAAAATGCT GAACTTGGAGTCTGGGGGAAACCGAGCTACTGTCGTTACATGGTTGTATTCCAGTATGGATCTGCCGTTCTGTTTAATGTTGAGGACCATGAAGTTGGAGCTTACCTTGATATAGTTATAAGGCATGCTTCTGGATTACTTCCAGAGATGAGGAAAGACG ATTATGCTGTAAGAGAGAAGCCAAAGCTGGAGGAGGACATGCAGGGTGGCCCAGACTACATAGTTCTTAAAACTTTGGACACTGATGCTATTCGCATTATTGGAAGTGTGCTTGGCCAAAGCATTGCTTTAGATTATTTTGTATCGCAG gtTGATGGTATGGTTGAAGAGTTTGCAGATATAAATCGTGGCATGGAGAAAACTGGGACTTTCACAATGCATAAAAAGAAGCTCCTTCAACTTGTTGGGAAGGCTAACTCAAACCTAGCTGATGTAATTCTTAAAGTTGGTCTTTTTGAGAG ATCAGAAATTGCTTGGAGGGATGCAAAATATGCTAAAATACATGAGTACCTTCGGGAAGAGTATGAGGTTACACAACGCTTTGGAAACTTggatttcaaattaaaatttgtagAG CACAACATTCATTTCTTGCAAGAAGTCCTTCAAAATAGAAAGTCGGATCTTCTGGAATGGTGCATCATCTTCCTATTGAGTATAGAGAACATTATATCACTATACGAGATTGTTCGTGATTCAACTGCAGCTTCTTTGTGA
- the LOC18789342 gene encoding uncharacterized protein LOC18789342 isoform X2, with protein sequence MEVSNTKQQHQSASISLTKPVRCIVKLGGAAITCKNELETINEENLKTVSSQLRQSMTTGSNSGEVLGMDWSKQPGESEISSTLSDFEDRPVVDSSPFIVVHGAGSFGHFQASKSGVHKGGLYQPLVKAGFVATRISVTKLNLEIVRALAREGIPSIGMSPFSCGWSTRERNIASADLSAVAKAIESGLVPVLHGDAVLDDDCTILSGDAIISHLAAHLKPEYVVFLTDVSGVYDRPPSDPNAVLLREIAVAKDGSWSIEKPTFQNKNKQVETSVAAHDTTGGMLTKISEAAAIAKLGIDVYIVKAATSHAFKAFSGELKGNLPEDWLGTAIRFSNK encoded by the exons ATGGAGGTGAGCAACACAAAGCAGCAGCACCAAAGCGCTTCTATCAGTCTCACGAAACCAGTTCGTTGCATCGTCAAACTCG GAGGTGCAGCAATTACTTGCAAGAATGAATTAGAGAccataaatgaagaaaatctgAAGACGGTTTCCTCGCAGCTGAGGCAATCAATGACCACGGGGTCGAATTCTGGGGAGGTTCTTGGGATGGATTGGAGCAAGCAACCTGGAGAATCAGAAATTTCATCTACCCTAAGTGATTTTGAAGATCGGCCGGTTGTGGATTCCAGCCCTTTTATAGTTGTTCACGGAGCAG GTTCTTTTGGGCATTTTCAAGCTAGTAAATCTGGGGTCCATAAAGGTGGACTGTACCAACCCCTTGTGAAGGCTGGTTTTGTTGCCACACGCATCTCT GTTACAAAGCTCAATCTTGAAATTGTTAGAGCGCTAGCTAGGG AGGGTATTCCTTCCATAGGAATGTCTCCATTTTCATGTGGATGGTCAACCCGTGAAAGAAAT ATAGCTTCAGCTGATTTATCTGCAGTGGCTAAGGCTATTGAATCTGGTTTAGTACCT GTTTTGCATGGAGATGCCGTGCTCGATGAC GACTGTACCATCTTGAGTGGAGATGCCATCATCAGTCATCTTGCAGCCCACTTGAAGCCTGAATATGTTGTTTTTCTC ACTGATGTTTCGGGAGTTTATGATCGTCCACCATCAGATCCAAATGCAGTACTCTTGAGAGAAATTG CTGTGGCTAAAGATGGGAGCTGGTCGATCGAGAAGCCAACATTTCAGAACAAGAACAAGCAAG TTGAAACAAGTGTAGCAGCCCATGATACAACCGGTGGAATGCTGACCAAGATATCTGAAGCTGCAGCGATTGCGAAACTCGGAATCGATGTATATATTGTAAAG GCAGCTACGAGCCATGCATTTAAGGCCTTTAGTGGAGAATTGAAAGGCAACCTTCCTGAAGACTGGCTTGGAACCGCAATCCGGTTTTCCAATAAATGA
- the LOC18789169 gene encoding protein O-linked-mannose beta-1,4-N-acetylglucosaminyltransferase 2 codes for MKKTVSRAALVGVALCLFFIIFQISVSSTSRFLKYATNSAKPNQEEGTRKLKVINQPNSHPPKSLRLRVESPIICDRTDIRYDLCSINGPTFLDPAKFTFFIIGSAKHSIMEKVQPYPRKFEKFIMPRIKNLTLTSGPQRPPCKVPHNVPALVFSAGGYTGNFFHDFNDGFIPLFITVHTIFHDQDFVIVVSEAPNWWPSKYADLLTVFTKHPIIVLKNDTPTHCFPSAKIGLISHGFMTINQTLLPNSKTFLDFRVLLDRAYTPQAQPKVLTSKDTNPRPKLVLASRKEAKGRSILNQEQVIRLIKKVGFDVVVFKPKNKTPLNESYALLNSSHAMVGVHGAALTHSLFLRPGAVLVQVVPIGVEWAAYAFFGRVAKGLNLQYSEYKIGVEESSLVSKYGKGSLLVKEPFALQKTGWDPEIMDIYLKEQNVKLDLIRFKACLKKAYIKAKRFMEANG; via the exons ATGAAGAAGACAGTTTCGAGGGCTGCGCTGGTGGGAGTGGCGTTGTGCttgtttttcattattttccagATCAGCGTCTCATCCACCTCCAGATTTCTTAAATATGCTACCAATTCAGCCAAGCCTAATCAAG AAGAAGGAACACGTAAACTGAAGGTTATCAATCAACCAAACTCACACCCTCCAAAATCTTTGCGACTTCGGGTGGAAAGCCCAATCATCTGCGATCGTACTGACATACGCTATGATCTCTGCTCAATCAACGGCCCAACTTTTCTGGACCCCGCCAAGTTCACATTCTTCATTATAGGCTCGGCCAAACATTCAATCATGGAAAAAGTCCAGCCCTACCCTCGGAAATTCGAAAAATTCATAATGCCTCGCATCAAGAACCTCACACTCACTTCTGGACCACAAAGGCCACCATGTAAAGTTCCGCACAATGTTCCGGCCCTAGTATTCAGCGCGGGAGGGTACACCGGAAACTTCTTCCATGATTTCAACGACGGGTTCATCCCCCTCTTCATCACCGTCCACACGATCTTCCATGATCAAGACTTCGTGATCGTGGTGTCCGAAGCTCCCAATTGGTGGCCTAGTAAGTATGCAGATCTATTGACAGTGTTCACAAAGCACCCTATCATTGTCCTTAAAAATGATACTCCCACCCACTGTTTTCCTTCTGCCAAAATAGGCCTCATATCACATGGCTTCATGACTATAAATCAAACTTTACTACCCAATTCAAAAACGTTTTTGGATTTTCGAGTGCTCCTAGACAGAGCCTACACCCCACAAGCCCAACCCAAAGTCTTGACCTCCAAGGACACAAATCCTAGGCCCAAACTTGTGCTGGCCAGCCGCAAAGAAGCCAAGGGGCGCTCGATCTTGAACCAAGAGCAAGTGATTAGGTTGATAAAGAAGGTGGGCTTTGATGTGGTTGTGTTTaagcccaagaacaaaacccCATTGAATGAATCTTATGCATTGCTGAATTCAAGCCATGCCATGGTTGGTGTTCATGGCGCTGCACTTACGCACTCTTTGTTCCTTAGGCCAGGCGCTGTGCTTGTGCAAGTGGTTCCGATTGGGGTCGAATGGGCGGCATATGCGTTTTTCGGGAGGGTGGCGAAGGGTTTAAATTTGCAATATTCTGAGTATAAGATTGGGGTGGAAGAGAGTAGCCTGGTGAGCAAGTATGGGAAGGGCAGCTTGTTGGTGAAAGAACCCTTTGCACTTCAGAAAACAGGCTGGGACCCTGAGATTATGGACATTTACTTGAAGGAACAAAATGTCAAACTTGATTTGATCAGGTTCAAGGCTTGCTTGAAGAAGGCTTATATCAAGGCTAAGAGATTTATGGAGGCCAATGGTTGA
- the LOC18792295 gene encoding chorismate mutase 3, chloroplastic — protein sequence MDAHLLKASMLSPSGPNTSRSSRPTPHLVSHTIFKTTNNVFRSNPGRKLYHLLRVSSSPTSPIRYSRKKRVDESESLTLDNIRHSLIRQEESIIFSLLERAQYCYNADTYDHDAISAEGFRGSLVEFMIWETEKLHAQVGRYKSPDEHPFFPAYLPEPMLPPLQYPQVLHPCAASININNKLWNMYFRNLLPRLVKAGDDGNCGSAAVCDTLCLQELSKRIHYGKFVAEAKFLQSPAEYETAIRAQDRTQLMALLTFETVEEAIQKRVEMKAKTYAQEFKIHQEEDEASPVYKIKPHLVASLYRDSIMPLTKEVQVEYLLRRLD from the exons atGGATGCCCACCTGCTAAAAGCTTCAATGCTTAGCCCTTCAGGCCCCAACACCTCAAGATCTTCAAGACCCACTCCCCATTTGGTCTCCCACACCATTTTTAAGACCACCAACAATGTCTTTCGATCCAACCCCGGGAGAAAACTGTACCATCTTCTCCgagtttcttcttctccaacctCTCCCATCAG ATATTCAAGGAAGAAAAGGGTGGATGAGAGTGAAAGTTTAACTCTAGACAATATAAGACACTCTTTAATTCGACAAGAGGAGAGCATAATATTTAGCCTTTTGGAGAGGGCTCAGTATTGTTATAATGCAGACACATATGACCATGATGCCATCTCGGCAGAAGGATTTCGTGGGTCGCTCGTTGAGTTTATGATCTGGGAAACTGAAAAGCTCCATGCGCAG GTTGGCAGATACAAGAGCCCAGATGAGCATCCTTTCTTCCCAGCATATTTACCTGAGCCAATGCTTCCCCCTTTGCAGTACCCACAG GTTCTGCATCCTTGTGCCGCTTCAATTAATATAAACAATAAGCTTTGGAATATGTATTTTAGAAACCTTCTTCCCAGATTAGTCAAAGCTGGAGATGATGGTAATTGTGGATCAGCTGCTGTTTGTGACACACTTTGTTTGCAG GAACTGTCGAAAAGAATCCACTATGGTAAATTTGTTGCAGAGGCCAAATTTCTTCAATCCCCTGCTGAATATGAGACTGCCATTAGAGCACAA GATAGGACTCAATTGATGGCCTTGCTGACATTCGAAACAGTGGAAGAGGCGATCCAAAAGAGAGTAGAGATGAAGGCCAAAACTTATGCCCAAGAATTTAAAATCCaccaagaggaagatgaagcaAGTCCTGTATACAAAATCAAGCCACATTTAGTTGCTAGTCTGTATCGAGATTCGATCATGCCTCTGACAAAGGAAGTTCAGGTTGAATACCTATTGAGAAGATtggattaa
- the LOC18790183 gene encoding cell division topological specificity factor homolog, chloroplastic gives MAVFGDLRVSATLASHTTHSLRSSLPNSKVDFASFSNRGSSISDIALKWPSMSFDRRSIRQHSKRLSGDFQLSSKSSSQDSESFLLNAINMSFLDRLNLAWKIMFPSPTTRRSSNANIAKQRLKMILFSDRCAVSDEAKRMIVNNIVHALSDFVEIESRDKVQLSVSADTDVGTIYSVTVPVRRVKPEYQIGDETGTITNIEYKDTGESSGSVDVKFDFFIPD, from the exons ATGGCTGTTTTTGGTGATCTGAGGGTCTCAGCAACACTGGCTTCTCACACAACGCACTCTCTCCGGAGCTCTTTGCCCAATTCAAAG GTAGACTTTGCTAGCTTTTCAAATAGAGGATCTAGCATTTCTGACATTGCACTGAAGTGGCCCAGTATGTCATTTGATAGACGCAGTATTCGTCAACATTCCAAGCGATTGAGTGGAGATTTTCAACTCTCATCGAAGTCAAGCAGCCAAGATTCCGAGAGCTTCCTCCTTAATGCCATCAACATGAGTTTCTTGGACCGTTTAAACTTGGCTTGGAAAATAATGTTCCCGTCTCCAACAACTAGAAGGAGCTCTAATGCAAATATTGCCAAGCAGCGCTTGAAGATGATCCTCTTCTCTGACCGATGTGCAGTTAGTGATGAGGCTAAAAGGATGATTGTCAACAACATTGTGCATGCTCTATCAGATTTTGTTGAGATAGAATCACGAGACAAAGTTCAGCTGAGTGTGTCTGCTGATACAGATGTGGGAACCATTTACTCCGTCACGGTGCCTGTAAGACGGGTTAAGCCAGAATATCAGATTGGAGACGAGACTGGAACCATAAcaaatattgagtacaaagaTACTGGAGAAAGTTCTGGTTCTGTTGATGTCAAGTTTGATTTCTTCATTCCTGACTAA
- the LOC18789780 gene encoding uncharacterized protein At5g01610 — protein MERALTKVNSLKVGSLWISKKAKEEFSNISDDLTTFSNTVEEKAKWVFNKLKGKPPKSLPDLLREYNLPPGLFPQNITCYEFTESNAKLVVYLPSPCEVSFKDSSVIRYATRVKAILLRGKLTGIEGMKTKVVVWVKVTCVALESSKSDKVWITAGVKKSRPKDAYITPRDSVRVEEF, from the exons atggagaGAGCCCTAACAAAAGTGAACAGCTTAAAAGTTGGAAGCTTGTGGATCTCAAAGAAGGCTAAGGAAGAGTTCTCTAACATCTCTGACGACCTCACT ACTTTCTCGAACACTGTCGAGGAGAAGGCAAAATGGGTTTTCAACAAACTAAAAG GAAAGCCACCAAAAAGCTTACCAGATCTCCTTCGAGAGTACAACTTGCCGCCGGGACTCTTTCCGCAGAACATAACCTGTTATGAGTTTACCGAATCAAACGCCAAGCTGGTAGTGTATTTGCCCTCTCCATGTGAAGTTAGCTTCAAGGATTCTTCTGTTATACGGTACGCAACCCGGGTAAAGGCAATTCTTCTGAGGGGAAAGCTCACAGGGATAGAGGGAATGAAGACCAAGGTTGTAGTATGGGTTAAGGTCACTTGTGTGGCACTCGAAAGTTCCAAGTCCGACAAGGTGTGGATTACAGCCGGCGTTAAGAAGTCAAGACCCAAGGATGCCTATATAACACCCCGTGACTCTGTTAGAGTAGAAGAATTCTAA
- the LOC18790064 gene encoding mitotic checkpoint protein BUB3.3 — protein MSGAALKFENPIRDAISRIRFAPKSDSLLISSWDSSLRLYDVGNSALRLEASSEAALLDCCFQNESVAFSAGSDGFIRRYDLHSGIHDSIGNHDDTSTCVGYSDETCQVITAGLDKKILSWDTRTPKGIACVRNMDSEVMSMSLSGFDMMVAVGASIYVYDLRRLEKPFQSKDSHMGVQIVCVSSIPYAKGFAVGSVDGRVALEISCPSNSDDIRYMFRCHPKSTDSKYHLVSVNDIVFNPIIYGAFVTGDNEGYVTAWDATSKRRLFQLPRYPNSVASLSYDHKGQLLAVASSYTYQEANEIEEPPLVFIHEVDNDNMRSVSVGSSSRR, from the exons ATGAGCGGAGCTGCCTTGAAGTTCGAAAACCCGATCCGAGATGCAATTTCCAGAATCCGGTTCGCTCCGAAATCAGACAGCCTCCTCATCTCTTCTTGGGACTCT AGCCTGAGATTGTACGACGTCGGAAACTCGGCACTCAGGTTAGAAGCTTCGTCGGAAGCTGCGCTCCTCGATTGTTGCTTCCAGAACGAGTCCGTCGCTTTTAGCGCTGGCTCTGATGGCTTCATTAGAAG GTATGACTTGCATTCTGGAATTCATGATTCAATTGGAAATCATGATGACACATCAACGTGTGTTGGATATTCTGATGAAACCT GCCAAGTAATCACTGCTGGTTTGGATAAGAAGATATTGTCATGGGACACACGTACGCCGAAGGGTATTGCGTGTGTAAGAAATATGGATTCAGAGGTGATGTCCATGTCACTCTCAGGCTTTGATATGATGGTAGCCGTTGGAGCatcaatatatgtatatgattTGCGCAGGCTAGAAAAACCATTTCAATCAAAAGATTCGCATATGGGTGTTCAGATTGTATGTGTTAGTTCAATTCCGTATGCTAAAG GGTTTGCAGTTGGCTCAGTAGATGGACGTGTAGCATTGGAGATTTCCTGCCCATCGAATTCAGATGACATCAG ATATATGTTCCGGTGTCATCCAAAGTCAACTGACAGCAAATATCATCTGGTGTCGGTGAATGACATTGTATTCAATCCGAT CATCTACGGTGCCTTTGTTACTGGTGACAATGAGGGTTATGTTACTGCATGGGATGCTACAAGCAAAAGGAGGCTGTTTCAG TTGCCTAGATACCCAAACAGTGTGGCATCCTTATCGTACGATCACAAGGGACAACTTCTGGCTGTCGCATCAAGCTACACATATCAAGAAGCTAATGAAAT AGAAGAGCCTCCTTTGGTATTCATACATGAAGTTGACAATGACAACATGAGATCTGTATCTGTTGGAAGTTCAAGCAGAAGATAA
- the LOC18789342 gene encoding uncharacterized protein LOC18789342 isoform X1, giving the protein MEVSNTKQQHQSASISLTKPVRCIVKLGGAAITCKNELETINEENLKTVSSQLRQSMTTGSNSGEVLGMDWSKQPGESEISSTLSDFEDRPVVDSSPFIVVHGAGSFGHFQASKSGVHKGGLYQPLVKAGFVATRISVTKLNLEIVRALAREGIPSIGMSPFSCGWSTRERNIASADLSAVAKAIESGLVPVLHGDAVLDDLLDCTILSGDAIISHLAAHLKPEYVVFLTDVSGVYDRPPSDPNAVLLREIAVAKDGSWSIEKPTFQNKNKQVETSVAAHDTTGGMLTKISEAAAIAKLGIDVYIVKAATSHAFKAFSGELKGNLPEDWLGTAIRFSNK; this is encoded by the exons ATGGAGGTGAGCAACACAAAGCAGCAGCACCAAAGCGCTTCTATCAGTCTCACGAAACCAGTTCGTTGCATCGTCAAACTCG GAGGTGCAGCAATTACTTGCAAGAATGAATTAGAGAccataaatgaagaaaatctgAAGACGGTTTCCTCGCAGCTGAGGCAATCAATGACCACGGGGTCGAATTCTGGGGAGGTTCTTGGGATGGATTGGAGCAAGCAACCTGGAGAATCAGAAATTTCATCTACCCTAAGTGATTTTGAAGATCGGCCGGTTGTGGATTCCAGCCCTTTTATAGTTGTTCACGGAGCAG GTTCTTTTGGGCATTTTCAAGCTAGTAAATCTGGGGTCCATAAAGGTGGACTGTACCAACCCCTTGTGAAGGCTGGTTTTGTTGCCACACGCATCTCT GTTACAAAGCTCAATCTTGAAATTGTTAGAGCGCTAGCTAGGG AGGGTATTCCTTCCATAGGAATGTCTCCATTTTCATGTGGATGGTCAACCCGTGAAAGAAAT ATAGCTTCAGCTGATTTATCTGCAGTGGCTAAGGCTATTGAATCTGGTTTAGTACCT GTTTTGCATGGAGATGCCGTGCTCGATGACTTACTG GACTGTACCATCTTGAGTGGAGATGCCATCATCAGTCATCTTGCAGCCCACTTGAAGCCTGAATATGTTGTTTTTCTC ACTGATGTTTCGGGAGTTTATGATCGTCCACCATCAGATCCAAATGCAGTACTCTTGAGAGAAATTG CTGTGGCTAAAGATGGGAGCTGGTCGATCGAGAAGCCAACATTTCAGAACAAGAACAAGCAAG TTGAAACAAGTGTAGCAGCCCATGATACAACCGGTGGAATGCTGACCAAGATATCTGAAGCTGCAGCGATTGCGAAACTCGGAATCGATGTATATATTGTAAAG GCAGCTACGAGCCATGCATTTAAGGCCTTTAGTGGAGAATTGAAAGGCAACCTTCCTGAAGACTGGCTTGGAACCGCAATCCGGTTTTCCAATAAATGA
- the LOC18792034 gene encoding eukaryotic translation initiation factor 5A-2 has translation MSDEEHHFESKADAGASKTYPQQAGTIRKNGYIVIKGRPCKVVEVSTSKTGKHGHAKCHFVGIDIFTAKKLEDIVPSSHNCDVPHVNRTDYQLIDISEDGFVSLLTENGNTKDDLRLPTDDSLLTQIKDGFGEGKDLVVSVMSAMGEEQICALKDIGPK, from the exons ATGTCGGACGAGGAGCACCACTTCGAATCCAAGGCTGACGCCGGAGCTTCCAAGACCTATCCTCAGCAAGCTGGCACCATCCGCAAGAACGGTTACATTGTCATCAAGGGCAGGCCCTGCAAG GTTGTGGAGGTTTCCACTTCCAAGACTGGAAAGCACGGACATGCCAAGTGTCACTTTGTTGGTATTGATATCTTCACTGCCAAGAAGCTTGAGGATATTGTTCCCTCGTCCCACAATTGTGAT GTTCCCCATGTCAACCGTACTGACTACCAGCTGATTGATATCTCTGAGGATGGATTT GTGAGTCTGCTGACTGAGAATGGTAACACCAAGGATGACCTGAGGCTTCCAACCGATGACAGTCTGCTTACGCAG ATCAAGGATGGCTTTGGTGAGGGGAAGGATCTGGTTGTTTCTGTCATGTCTGCTATGGGAGAGGAGCAGATTTGTGCTCTCAAGGACATTGGTCCAAAATAG
- the LOC18789342 gene encoding uncharacterized protein LOC18789342 isoform X4: MTTGSNSGEVLGMDWSKQPGESEISSTLSDFEDRPVVDSSPFIVVHGAGSFGHFQASKSGVHKGGLYQPLVKAGFVATRISVTKLNLEIVRALAREGIPSIGMSPFSCGWSTRERNIASADLSAVAKAIESGLVPVLHGDAVLDDLLDCTILSGDAIISHLAAHLKPEYVVFLTDVSGVYDRPPSDPNAVLLREIAVAKDGSWSIEKPTFQNKNKQVETSVAAHDTTGGMLTKISEAAAIAKLGIDVYIVKAATSHAFKAFSGELKGNLPEDWLGTAIRFSNK, from the exons ATGACCACGGGGTCGAATTCTGGGGAGGTTCTTGGGATGGATTGGAGCAAGCAACCTGGAGAATCAGAAATTTCATCTACCCTAAGTGATTTTGAAGATCGGCCGGTTGTGGATTCCAGCCCTTTTATAGTTGTTCACGGAGCAG GTTCTTTTGGGCATTTTCAAGCTAGTAAATCTGGGGTCCATAAAGGTGGACTGTACCAACCCCTTGTGAAGGCTGGTTTTGTTGCCACACGCATCTCT GTTACAAAGCTCAATCTTGAAATTGTTAGAGCGCTAGCTAGGG AGGGTATTCCTTCCATAGGAATGTCTCCATTTTCATGTGGATGGTCAACCCGTGAAAGAAAT ATAGCTTCAGCTGATTTATCTGCAGTGGCTAAGGCTATTGAATCTGGTTTAGTACCT GTTTTGCATGGAGATGCCGTGCTCGATGACTTACTG GACTGTACCATCTTGAGTGGAGATGCCATCATCAGTCATCTTGCAGCCCACTTGAAGCCTGAATATGTTGTTTTTCTC ACTGATGTTTCGGGAGTTTATGATCGTCCACCATCAGATCCAAATGCAGTACTCTTGAGAGAAATTG CTGTGGCTAAAGATGGGAGCTGGTCGATCGAGAAGCCAACATTTCAGAACAAGAACAAGCAAG TTGAAACAAGTGTAGCAGCCCATGATACAACCGGTGGAATGCTGACCAAGATATCTGAAGCTGCAGCGATTGCGAAACTCGGAATCGATGTATATATTGTAAAG GCAGCTACGAGCCATGCATTTAAGGCCTTTAGTGGAGAATTGAAAGGCAACCTTCCTGAAGACTGGCTTGGAACCGCAATCCGGTTTTCCAATAAATGA
- the LOC18789342 gene encoding uncharacterized protein LOC18789342 isoform X3, with amino-acid sequence MEVSNTKQQHQSASISLTKPVRCIVKLGGAAITCKNELETINEENLKTVSSQLRQSMTTGSNSGEVLGMDWSKQPGESEISSTLSDFEDRPVVDSSPFIVVHGAGSFGHFQASKSGVHKGGLYQPLVKAGFVATRISVTKLNLEIVRALAREGIPSIGMSPFSCGWSTRERNIASADLSAVAKAIESGLVPVLHGDAVLDDLLDCTILSGDAIISHLAAHLKPEYVVFLTDVSGVYDRPPSDPNAVLLREIAVAKDGSWSIEKPTFQNKNKQVETSVAAHDTTGGMLTKISEAAAIAKLGIDVYIVKLGTGSYEPCI; translated from the exons ATGGAGGTGAGCAACACAAAGCAGCAGCACCAAAGCGCTTCTATCAGTCTCACGAAACCAGTTCGTTGCATCGTCAAACTCG GAGGTGCAGCAATTACTTGCAAGAATGAATTAGAGAccataaatgaagaaaatctgAAGACGGTTTCCTCGCAGCTGAGGCAATCAATGACCACGGGGTCGAATTCTGGGGAGGTTCTTGGGATGGATTGGAGCAAGCAACCTGGAGAATCAGAAATTTCATCTACCCTAAGTGATTTTGAAGATCGGCCGGTTGTGGATTCCAGCCCTTTTATAGTTGTTCACGGAGCAG GTTCTTTTGGGCATTTTCAAGCTAGTAAATCTGGGGTCCATAAAGGTGGACTGTACCAACCCCTTGTGAAGGCTGGTTTTGTTGCCACACGCATCTCT GTTACAAAGCTCAATCTTGAAATTGTTAGAGCGCTAGCTAGGG AGGGTATTCCTTCCATAGGAATGTCTCCATTTTCATGTGGATGGTCAACCCGTGAAAGAAAT ATAGCTTCAGCTGATTTATCTGCAGTGGCTAAGGCTATTGAATCTGGTTTAGTACCT GTTTTGCATGGAGATGCCGTGCTCGATGACTTACTG GACTGTACCATCTTGAGTGGAGATGCCATCATCAGTCATCTTGCAGCCCACTTGAAGCCTGAATATGTTGTTTTTCTC ACTGATGTTTCGGGAGTTTATGATCGTCCACCATCAGATCCAAATGCAGTACTCTTGAGAGAAATTG CTGTGGCTAAAGATGGGAGCTGGTCGATCGAGAAGCCAACATTTCAGAACAAGAACAAGCAAG TTGAAACAAGTGTAGCAGCCCATGATACAACCGGTGGAATGCTGACCAAGATATCTGAAGCTGCAGCGATTGCGAAACTCGGAATCGATGTATATATTGTAAAG CTGGGTACAGGCAGCTACGAGCCATGCATTTAA